The region ATCAATTTTTAAAGAAGATAATTTTTCAAATCGATTCTTTATCAAATTGAATGTGTCTAGGAAAACATGTACAAACTTTAACTAGGTAAAATTACCAAATCATTTTATTGGTAATTTTACTCGAAAAGAACAGCGAAAGAATGGAGAAAATAACATGAGAAAATTAGCAGCAGTGATTTTAGGTGTTACAATGCTTGCAACTGTATTTACAGGATGCGGGAAAAAAGCCAATGAAAATAATAATAATAATTATAATCCAAGTGGTGCGACTGTAACAGAAGGTGCCTCTTCAGACGAAGCAAACAAAGGTAACAATGAAGGTAAAAAAGAAGCGCTTAAGATTGCAATCGTTAGTAGCCCATCTGGTGTAGATGATGGTAACTTTAATCAGGATAATTATACTGGTATCTTAGATTTCATTAAAAAACATCCAGATGCAACAGTAACTCCTGTAAAAGAACCAACAGGTGATACAACAGCTGCAATTCAGGCAGTTGCTGATATCGTAGCAGATTATAATGTTATTGTATGTTGTGGTTTCCAATTTGCAGGTATCGGTACTCTTGCACAAGATAACCCAAATGTTGATTTTATCTTAGTGGATGCATATCCAACTGATGCAGAAGGTAATGAAATAACAGCTAAGAACATCTATGCAATGCAGTTTGCTGAGCAGGAAAGCGGATTTTTCGCTGGTATGGCAGCTGCATTAGAATCAAAAACAAAAAAAGTAGCTTTAGTTAGTGGTATCGCATATCCATCCAACGTAAATTATCAGTTTGGATTTGAAAGTGGTGTTAATTACGCTAACAAGAAATATGATGCAGGTGTTAAATTAATTCAACTACCTTCTTACGCAGGAACCGATGTAACTGGTGCTAATGTTGGTGGTAACTATGTTGGTAGCTTCTCTGATGAAGCAACTGGTAAGGTTGTAGCAAATGCCTTAATTAAAGAAGGTGTTGACGTAATCTTCGTATCCGCTGGTGGTTCTGGAAATGGTGTATTTACGGCAGTTAAGGAAGCTACTAATGTTAAAGCAATCGGTTGTGACGTTGACCAGTACGATGATGGTGTTAATGGAAGTACTAATATTATCTTAACCTCTGTTTTAAAGGTAATGTCTAAGAATGTTGAGAAGCAGTTGAATGCAGTTGTTGATGGAACATTTACTGGACAGAATGCATTATTAAAAGCTGATACAGATTCTACCGGTTTTGTGGCAACCCAAGGAAGACAGCAAATGAGTGCTGAAACAGTCGAAAAAATAGAAGCTGCATATGAATTAGTAAAGAATGGTACCATTGTTCCAGCAGCAAATTTTAACGGAATTAAGTCTGATAGTTTTCCAGGTTTAGATAAATAGAAAAACGTGTAACTTACGAGGCTGACGCAAAGCTTTTTCAATAATTGACTAAGGTAGAAATACTCTTTTGAAAAGAACAATATTTAAAAGAGTATTCACTAGCTTTTCTTAATGGAATAGATGAAATTTGCAGCAGCCTCTGTATTTGTTATTAGATAAGTGGGAATATGTAATATTTCATACTGCAGGTGTTTAAGACGCTGCAACCACAAACTTGAAATCGCAAAATGTTACGTAGAAATGAGGATAAGGATGCCAGATTATATAGTTGAGATGAAGCATATTACTAAAAGGTTTCCTGGTATTGTAGCTAATGATGATGTGACTCTTCAGATAAAAAAGGGCGAAATATTCGC is a window of Lachnoclostridium phytofermentans ISDg DNA encoding:
- a CDS encoding BMP family lipoprotein; the protein is MRKLAAVILGVTMLATVFTGCGKKANENNNNNYNPSGATVTEGASSDEANKGNNEGKKEALKIAIVSSPSGVDDGNFNQDNYTGILDFIKKHPDATVTPVKEPTGDTTAAIQAVADIVADYNVIVCCGFQFAGIGTLAQDNPNVDFILVDAYPTDAEGNEITAKNIYAMQFAEQESGFFAGMAAALESKTKKVALVSGIAYPSNVNYQFGFESGVNYANKKYDAGVKLIQLPSYAGTDVTGANVGGNYVGSFSDEATGKVVANALIKEGVDVIFVSAGGSGNGVFTAVKEATNVKAIGCDVDQYDDGVNGSTNIILTSVLKVMSKNVEKQLNAVVDGTFTGQNALLKADTDSTGFVATQGRQQMSAETVEKIEAAYELVKNGTIVPAANFNGIKSDSFPGLDK